From the Diprion similis isolate iyDipSimi1 chromosome 1, iyDipSimi1.1, whole genome shotgun sequence genome, the window TTAGAAACACGTATTCGCTAACAAGCTGGAacttatttgaagaaaatctcATCTACACTACTAAAGAAACAAACGTCCAGTTATTGCGTCTACAGAAAAATATGACTCTGACGGATTCCTTGATGGAATTTTCCAGCCGGTAGAAAGCACCCGGTGCACTTGGGCAACTACAATCCATTACTCGTCTCAAAACTTCGCGATATTCCTCGAAACAGACTGAAATATTACCCAATTTAGTTATAAAGTTGAACcttttcataataataaaatcatcgAAAGAAAGATCTTTTTAGCTACAACCAACTTTCATTCAACCTAATTTGAACTTTTTGAATCAAACATGAAGTTTCTTTTGCAGAATCCGCAAGATTTCACAGCATGCAATGTTATGTTCATGGATTAAAATCGATATCAGCAAGTGGTACGAAAAGCTTTGTGCGGTTCAAGGCTGCCGACAGACTGCAATACGCTCGAGATGTGTAAAGGTTATCAAATGGATTCCAAAGTGATTgggacatacatatataagattataaattcatttatagCCTTATAAAACGTGACACTTTTAATCATGGCTTATCAAGAATCTTATCAGAATAAATTTAATGGGCAAATATATAGACGAGAACTGTACTCTTGAACCAGTATCACGAAGTTGAACGCAGGATGAACTTCGGATCTCTTATCAGAGTCGCTAATTGGGAGGTGAGAACATGACAGTGAAGCGTGACAGCGTCTCGGGCGAGAGCATTCTATGGCTGCAGTATGTCGGAAGCTTGGGAGGTTAGTGAAAAGGAGAAAAGTGTGTTCAGCGTAGAAGTGACCTTAGAAATAAGCTCGCAATAACGTTTGATACTTGGTTATCCACAGCCGCATTACTGCTCTTCATGACCGGTATGTCGGGAGGATGGACATCGCCATTCATAGCCAAACTGACAGCAGAGAACTCGCCACTTCCGATCACTTTGGACGAAGCTTCGTGGGTGGCGTCGATGCTGAACCTTGGACGAGTCGTAGGCGCGGTACCCGGACCAATAAGCGTTTATTACTTCGGGAGTAAAAGAACGATGGTTTTCAATGGGATTCCTTTCGTGGTCGGCTGGGTGTCCATGATCGTAGCTCGATCCGTGGACTGGCTGTACGTGGGAAGATTTATCATTGGACTGAGTATTGGGATGTGCTACAGCAGTTTTCCACTATATCTTGGAGAAATATCGAGTCCGGCGATTCGAGGTGCGTTGGTAACCCTCGCGAGCATCGGACTGCCTGTGGGTGTGTTGACTGGAAATACGATCGGAGCCTACGTCTCGATGTCGGTGTTTGCCTGGATAAGTCTCGTCCCAAACATCATTTTTGTCGTACTTTTTATCTGGCTTCCCGAGTCGCCGTATCACCTCGTTCGCACAAACAAGATAGAAGAGGCCAAAGTGTCGTTAGCAAGGTACAACCCAGGGCTGGATGTCAACGTTGAGGTGAAGTCCATTCAGAGTTTCATCAGCGAGTCGCGATCAGTAACACTTGCCGACAAATTTCGCGAGCTGAATATACCGCAGAACCGAAGAGCCGGAATCATCGTCACTCTGCTTTACTTTTTCATGCAATTCAGCGGAATGAGCAGCTTTATCTTCTATTTGGAGATCATCCTTGCAAACGGTGGTTTGACTGTCATTCCACCAGCTGCAATGGTCATAGTAGCCAGTTTGGCTGGAATTCTTGCTGGATTCGCGACAATTTATTTAGCCGATAAATGCGGGCGAAGAACGTTACTGATCGTCTCGAGTGCCGGGACCGCAGCATCTATGTTCGCTCTGGGAGTGCATTATATTCTTTTGTCCGACAACTTCGATCCTGCCAGTCTGCAGTGGCTTTTGATACTCTCGGTTATTTTTTACGAGGTGTTTCTGTACATCGGACTCTGCCCTGTACCCAACACCGTACTCAGCGAATTGTTTGCTCCGAATATAAAAAGCATGGTTGCATGTTTATCCGGGGTTTCACTCAGCTTGTTCTCGTTCGTATCCAGCAAGACTTATCAATCGTTGTTGGAGCTGACGAGCGAGGCTTgcgtcttttttctttatggtGCTGTGGCAGTAGCTTCAATGATATTCGGCCTGACTGTTATGCCCGAAACAAAAGGCAAATCACTTCAAGAGATACAAAATGCCTTgcacaaaaaataaacgtatGTAGAATAATTAATCTGATAAAATTTAAGTCCACTAGTCAATTAGCAGAGATTACGCGGGAAAAAACTGGGGcgccattttttgttttgagttAAGAAAAAAGGAGTTGAGCTTGGTTACGTGAGGGCTGAACTTGAAAGCTTATGATTTCTACCCCACAAGCTAAAGACAAAGATTAGCCAACCACATCATCGTTAGCCAGAGACAAACGTTTCCGCTTCTGGAACCCTGCCATAATAGAGTCGGTAATTTGCGCTACACGGACAGGTAAGCGCGTTTTGCATACCGAAAAGAAGCGGAAAATGGTGAGCAGGGCTGCTAGACTAACCCAAAAACATTCGTCAAGcccaatgaatttttctggTTTAACGACATAGTTCAAACTGTTTTTAGACGTGACACATTATTTTATGCCACTTGCAGAATTCAGCTGGCGTTCTGTTTAgacgataacttttttaccaGATCCATAgcaatatagtatatacactTCGCGATTCTTGTCTTACACGTTACTACTTATTGTGAGACCTAGATAAGTGCGATACTTAATACCGATAGTTGTAATGATGTAATAATGTAATCTCAAATTAAGGAAACGATCTTTTGTTGCACGTACTAGACAAGTACAATAAAACCTAAATTAATTACTCGAATCGAGTTCAGTATATTTAATTCTCTCAAGATCAAcgagtaaataattttgaaaaagaaacgacatCGCCTAACTGACTAGTCCTGAAGGATACCACgaacttttcaactttcttacGATACAAAAGAAGCAGTCCGTTTCTCGAGATGAAATCCCCATGTTTCAGGAAATTCGACGTGCAAAATTATTGGTGCGGACTGGCGAAGACCAGTCTTAATATCAAGTTGATTGAATTGGTGAAATTGCGAGGCGCGAAGCGAATTAAAAAAGTCATTCAGTAAAGgtcaataattcaatttgcGACATTTTCACCGGTGAGACGTCCGCTCTTAATGCGTTCTAAAGTTAGCTTCGCGTGGACCAACTCTTCGAACAATTTACCGTAGAAGAAGGAGAATAAACATGGgacattccacgtcaaatcgACCTGGGTTTTTAACCCTTGCACTTTCCGATTTGAGTTGGAATTTTTGATATGACTGTTTTGACTCCTAAAagcactaatttttttcgaaattcttcaAATCCATTGGAAAATAGCTACGATGCTTGTGAACGACCATACTGATCGctacaattaaaaaatcttaaataatTCATGCGccagatataaaaattttggaaacttgAGCCATTATAGGCCGATGTTgtcttcttaattttttcgagCTTTGTcgaaagaaagatgaaaaattagaaagaagAGTAGTTTACTATGGGCgttgctgaaaaattttcatatgtaACAgcagatttttgagaatttatttgGAGTTTTCAAAAGTAATTTATCAATTGCACTTGTCAGCTAATGCAAATggaattcaagaaaattttaaagaaattgatGCTTTCAAGAGTCAAAACAATCATAGAAACAATAAATTTGACGTAGTAACGCATTTATACCCtatagcatatatatatgcgtatacaTGCCTATATATTTTCAGGATAGATggatttattcaatattaacGTCACACTGTGCGATTATAAATGCGTTAAAAGCCGATTATCAGAGACTTTCAGAATTCGATTTCGCAATGAAAATGGTAATTTATGCGCGGTTTAATAtgccgaaaaaattcaagcatGAGTAAACCGCTGATCGAAGGTGCaagataaaaatgagaaattcacCGAGGGTACAACGCGATAGAAACTTGAAACAAActgttctaggtcgctagttTTACCACCGTGAATAAAGTTCTCCGATTTTAAAGCCAACTAATTTCCTGCTTAACCCACCATCACCCCTGCACTTATCTCGATTGTGCTTTTTACTTCCAGCTTCAAACTGCAAAATTTTGGGGATTAATACGTTACCTGGAATCTACTCCGCACATCAAACttacaatattatttaacTTCTGACCTCAATCATCCTCACCTTAAAACCGAATCCTGTCCTTCTTAACTGTGTCCCAAACACTCGAGAGCTCTAAGATATCGAGCAAGGGAAGAAAAGTTATTGGTACGAGGCCAAGAGCATACCTACGTCATTTTTCCCTCCGCTCTCTTTCTTTCCCAGTATCTGCAGCATCCCTCCCCTCGTTTCTCAGTGACGCGGGATTTGACCTAAATTTGCAAGGAGACGACTCTTACAGTCTGCAACAAGGAGAACCGGTCGATCTCCAGTCAGACACCACCGACTACTGcccttaattttttccttaaaCTTTTCCCGACAACCCCTTCTTCGGTTTCCGGAGGGCTCGTTCATCATTGTTTGTCACTATTCACTCACTTGACAGGCATTCTTTTCTATATGCTACCCATAAgcaaacccccccccccccccccacccctcgTCACCACTGCCTGCTACCCCTTtacctatacgaatcctgcgaacCCCGTGAGGAAATAAAGTATCGAAAGATTGTAAAGGCTGCGCTCGTGTTTCCGTTACAATCCAGTCAGCCCTCGTCATCCATCATCCGAGCAGACGAATCCTAGCCAAACAGGACCGAAATACACATTGATGAATGTAACATGCCCTCCTGCATACCTTATTCAGAAGGACGAGCGGGATTTCGTCAAAAGTTAAGACTAATCTTAATTTCATCCACGTTTTAATCGAACGAAGACTTATGTAAATGCGAATGTGATGAATTTCATGtactcaattttatttcacatggTGAAATATGATTTCTACGAAGGATGAAGACTATCGAATGGGTGGAATCTTGATCGGAACATCTGCCCCGTGACTCTGTGCAGGGGATTCAATATAACTTGAACGATAGAGACTCGACAAGACTTGTAAAAATATGCGAGTTGAGCATGAATATTTACACAAG encodes:
- the LOC124407416 gene encoding facilitated trehalose transporter Tret1-like, with the translated sequence MTVKRDSVSGESILWLQYVGSLGAALLLFMTGMSGGWTSPFIAKLTAENSPLPITLDEASWVASMLNLGRVVGAVPGPISVYYFGSKRTMVFNGIPFVVGWVSMIVARSVDWLYVGRFIIGLSIGMCYSSFPLYLGEISSPAIRGALVTLASIGLPVGVLTGNTIGAYVSMSVFAWISLVPNIIFVVLFIWLPESPYHLVRTNKIEEAKVSLARYNPGLDVNVEVKSIQSFISESRSVTLADKFRELNIPQNRRAGIIVTLLYFFMQFSGMSSFIFYLEIILANGGLTVIPPAAMVIVASLAGILAGFATIYLADKCGRRTLLIVSSAGTAASMFALGVHYILLSDNFDPASLQWLLILSVIFYEVFLYIGLCPVPNTVLSELFAPNIKSMVACLSGVSLSLFSFVSSKTYQSLLELTSEACVFFLYGAVAVASMIFGLTVMPETKGKSLQEIQNALHKK